A genome region from Glycine max cultivar Williams 82 chromosome 5, Glycine_max_v4.0, whole genome shotgun sequence includes the following:
- the LOC100777787 gene encoding MND1-interacting protein 1: MGCTMREKHIRANRRPRSVKPDSDSCDKDAISKSIAESGLKPFKYHLDLNDSSQSPNSNPNVEETGWGYCTEEQLEEILLKNLEFIYNEAVSKLVALGYDGDVAVKAILRNGHCYGGMDVLTNILHNSLAFLNTNSDGDGGGYSSNGGNLHESEPVFSDLRQLEEYSLAGMVCLLQQVRPHLSKGDAMWCLLMSDLHVGRASAMEIPVPDNGSTVPATGEGGANSAGVMAPALCRFHGGWGFGNGGGLEFPVNGIFSCGAEMNLQLQRDIEFPKRLNLSPSMKSLLKRNVAMFAAGFRANSKQLQAQVKAFPGRSTAPNLDSLDVSGTEVLAEQSGGDSENLDNQDAVNSVLSKFRDLNLDENLDLVAEDQKDEVIVSLFHQIRDLEKQVNERKDWAHQKAMQAARKLSSDLTELKMLRMEREETQKLKKGKPELEDTTMKRLSEMENALRKASGQLDLANAAVRRLETENAEMKAEMEASKLSASESVTACLEVAKREKKCLKKLLAWEKQKAKLQQDISDEKEKILKTQEILVQIRQCQKEAEVKWKEELKAKEEALALVEEERHSKEAAESNNKRKLETLRLKIEIDFQRHKDDLLRLEQELSRLKASAQSAELHNQSSTSPTSDSEGAKPQRETIARLLQELDNLEDLSEKEVNSNRECIVCMKDEVSIVFLPCAHQVMCASCSDEYGRKGKAICPCCRVQIQQRIRVFGASS; this comes from the exons ATGGGTTGCACCATGAGGGAAAAGCATATCAGAGCTAATCGGAGACCCCGATCGGTGAAACCGGACTCGGATTCTTGCGACAAAGATGCCATATCCAAATCCATAGCGGAGTCTGGTCTTAAGCCCTTCAAATACCATCTGGATCTCAACGATTCTTCCCAGAGTCCGAATTCAAACCCTAATGTAGAGGAAACCGGGTGGGGTTACTGTACAGAGGAACAATTGGAAGAGATTCTGTTGAAAAACTTGGAATTTATATACAACGAAGCTGTGTCGAAGCTTGTTGCGTTGGGATATGATGGGGATGTTGCTGTTAAGGCCATACTGCGAAATGGGCATTGTTATGGTGGCATGGATGTGCTGACAAATATTTTGCACAATTCCTTGGCTTTTTTGAATACTAATAgtgatggtgatggtggtggttaTAGTAGTAATGGTGGGAATTTGCATGAGTCTGAGCCTGTGTTCTCTGATTTGAGGCAGTTGGAGGAGTACTCTTTGGCGGGTATGGTGTGTTTGTTGCAACAAGTGAGGCCTCATTTGAGCAAAGGGGATGCCATGTGGTGTTTGCTCATGAGTGATCTTCATGTCGGGAGGGCCAGTGCTATGGAGATTCCGGTGCCGGACAATGGGAGCACTGTGCCGGCTACCGGTGAGGGTGGTGCCAATTCGGCTGGTGTTATGGCGCCGGCTTTGTGTAGGTTTCATGGGGGGTGGGGATTTGGAAATGGGGGAGGCTTGGAATTTCCTGTGAACGGGATATTCTCTTGTGGTGCAGAGATGAATTTGCAGCTGCAACGAGACATTGAGTTTCCGAAGAGGTTAAATCTTTCTCCTTCGATGAAGTCCTTATTGAAGAGAAATGTTGCTATGTTTGCTGCTGGTTTTAGGGCGAACTCCAAGCAATTGCAGGCGCAGGTGAAGGCCTTTCCCGGCCGGAGTACTGCACCTAATTTGGATTCTTTGGATGTGTCCGGGACAGAAGTCCTGGCTGAGCAGTCCGGAGGAGATTCAGAGAATCTTGATAACCAAGATGCTGTGAATTCGGTGCTGAGTAAATTTCGTGATTTGAATCTTGATGAGAATTTGGACTTAGTTGCCGAAGATCAGAAGGATGAGGTGATAGTCTCTTTATTTCATCAGATTAGGGATCTTGAGAAACAGGTCAACGAGCGAAAAGATTGGGCTCATCAGAAGGCAATGCAGGCGGCAAGAAAGCTAAGCAGTGATTTGACTGAGCTCAAAATGTTGCGGATGGAAAGAGAGGAGACTCAAAAATTGAAGAAAGGGAAACCAGAACTTGAGGACACAACCATGAAGAGACTCTCAGAGATGGAGAATGCCTTGAGAAAGGCCAGTGGTCAACTGGACCTTGCGAATGCAGCTGTGAGGAGATTAGAAACTGAGAATGCAGAAATGAAAGCAGAGATGGAGGCTTCCAAATTAAGTGCATCCGAGTCAGTGACAGCTTGCTTAGAAGTTgcaaaaagggagaaaaaatgCTTAAAGAAACTTCTAGCTTGGGAAAAACAGAAAGCTAAGCTGCAGCAAGATATTTCTgatgaaaaagagaagataTTGAAGACACAAGAAATATTGGTTCAGATTAGACAATGTCAAAAGGAAGCTGAG GTAAAGTGGAAGGAGGAGTTGAAGGCTAAAGAGGAAGCCCTAGCACTAGTTGAGGAGGAACGCCACTCTAAGGAAGCAGCCGAGTCTAACAATAAGAGGAAGCTCGAGACTTTGCGTCTGAAGATAGAGATAGATTTCCAGCGCCACAAAGATGATCTACTAAGACTTGAGCAGGAGCTTTCTCGCCTTAAAGCATCTGCTCAGTCTGCCGAGTTGCATAACCAATCAAGCACTTCACCTACAAGTGACTCGGAGGGTGCAAAGCCCCAAAGAGAGACCATTGCTAGGCTGCTTCAAGAATTGGATAATCTGGAGGACCTTTCGGAGAAAGAAGTAAACAGCAACAGAGAATGCATTGTATGTATGAAAGATGAAGTCTCCATTGTTTTCTTGCCGTGCGCACACCAAGTTATGTGTGCTAGTTGCAGTGATGAGTATGGAAGAAAAGGTAAGGCTATTTGTCCTTGCTGCAGGGTTCAAATCCAACAGAGAATCCGTGTATTTGGGGCAAGTTCCTAg